The following are from one region of the Salvia hispanica cultivar TCC Black 2014 chromosome 1, UniMelb_Shisp_WGS_1.0, whole genome shotgun sequence genome:
- the LOC125201232 gene encoding serine/threonine-protein kinase BSK2-like isoform X2 → MGCLQSKTANVQSPDQEPSQPDSKPDLDPDQVPAFKEFGLAELRAATNGFSSELIVSESGEKAPNVVYRGKIRSNHLVAIKRFSKQSWPDARQFMAEAAGVGKVRHKRLVNLIGCCAEGDERLLVAEFMPNDTLSKHLFHWDKQPLQWEMRVRVAYHIAQALDHLTAENRKIYHDLNAYRILFDEEGDPRLSSFGLMKNSRDGKSYSTNLAYTPPEFLRTGRVIPESVIYSYGTVLLDLLSGKHIPPSHALDLIRGKNVLLLMDSSLEGQYANEDATALVELASKCLQYEAKDRPEVKFLLTAVTPLQKQEAASHVLMGLTKTTPVTLPTMLSPLGKACARMDLTAVHDILLKTGYKDEEGAENELSFQEWTQQVQDMLNTKKFGDIAFRDKDFKGAIDYYSKLVSMMSVPSGTVFVRRALSYLMIGQPELALRDAMQAQVCLPEWPTAFYVQAVALSKLGMETDAQDMLNDGASFEAKKLNSWRN, encoded by the exons ATGGGCTGTTTGCAGTCCAAAACTGCCAATGTCCAGTCTCCTGACCAAGAGCCGTCGCAGCCCGACTCTAAACCAGATCTAG ATCCAGATCAAGTGCCTGCATTTAAGGAATTTGGGCTTGCTGAACTACGGGCTGCAACGAATGGTTTTAGCAGTGAGCTTATTGTTTCTGAGAGTGGAGAGAAGGCTCCAAATGTTGTTTATAGGGGTAAGATCCGAAGCAACCACCTAGTTGCGATCAAACGCTTCTCAAAGCAGTCATGGCCGGATGCCCGACAGTTTATG GCGGAAGCTGCTGGAGTTGGGAAAGTTAGACACAAGAGACTGGTGAATTTAATCGGATGTTGTGCCGAAGGAGATGAACGCCTATTAGTAGCTGAGTTCATGCCCAATGATACCctctcgaagcatctttttcATT GGGATAAACAACCTCTGCAATGGGAAATGCGCGTTAGAGTTGCTTACCATATTGCACAAGCTCTAGATCACTTGACCGCTGAAAACCGAAAAATTTATCACGATTTGAATGCTTACAGAATTCTTTTCGATGAG GAAGGTGACCCCAGGTTATCCAGTTTTGGATTGATGAAAAACAGCAGGGATGGGAAGAGCTATAGCACAAATCTAGCTTATACTCCTCCTGAGTTTTTGCGCACGG GCAGGGTTATCCCAGAAAGTGTGATATACAGCTACGGAACTGTTCTGCTGGACCTCTTGAGTGGAAAGCATATCCCGCCTAGCCAT GCCTTGGATTTAATAAGAGGAAAAAATGTTTTGTTGCTGATGGACTCATCTCTGGAAGGACAATATGCTAATGAAGATGCTACGGCATTGGTGGAACTTGCGTCCAAGTGTCTTCAGTATGAGGCCAAAGATAGACCCGAAGTCAAGTTTTTACTAACTGCTGTCACGCCCCTTCAGAAGCAGGAG GCTGCATCTCATGTGCTGATGGGTTTGACAAAGACCACCCCTGTTACTCTGCCTACCATGCTCTCGCCTCTTGGGAAAGCTTGCGCGAGAATGGATCTCACTGCTGTACATGACATTCTGCTCAAAACGGGCTATAAAGACGAAGAGGGTGCTGAAAATGAG CTCTCATTCCAAGAATGGACGCAGCAAGTTCAAGATATGCTAAACACGAAGAAATTTGGCGATATAGCATTCAGAGATAAGGATTTCAAGGGTGCAATTGACTACTACTCCAAG TTGGTGTCAATGATGTCTGTTCCATCTGGAACGGTGTTTGTGAGGCGTGCCCTCTCGTATTTGATGATAGGGCAGCCGGAGTTGGCGCTGAGGGATGCTATGCAAGCTCAGGTTTGCTTGCCCGAGTGGCCAACGGCCTTCTACGTGCAGGCTGTAGCCCTTTCTAAGCTCGGGATGGAGACGGATGCTCAAGACATGCTCAACGACGGAGCCTCCTTCGAAGCCAAGAAGCTAAATAGCTGGCGCAACTAG
- the LOC125201232 gene encoding serine/threonine-protein kinase BSK2-like isoform X1, with protein sequence MGCLQSKTANVQSPDQEPSQPDSKPDLANGDQVDPDQVPAFKEFGLAELRAATNGFSSELIVSESGEKAPNVVYRGKIRSNHLVAIKRFSKQSWPDARQFMAEAAGVGKVRHKRLVNLIGCCAEGDERLLVAEFMPNDTLSKHLFHWDKQPLQWEMRVRVAYHIAQALDHLTAENRKIYHDLNAYRILFDEEGDPRLSSFGLMKNSRDGKSYSTNLAYTPPEFLRTGRVIPESVIYSYGTVLLDLLSGKHIPPSHALDLIRGKNVLLLMDSSLEGQYANEDATALVELASKCLQYEAKDRPEVKFLLTAVTPLQKQEAASHVLMGLTKTTPVTLPTMLSPLGKACARMDLTAVHDILLKTGYKDEEGAENELSFQEWTQQVQDMLNTKKFGDIAFRDKDFKGAIDYYSKLVSMMSVPSGTVFVRRALSYLMIGQPELALRDAMQAQVCLPEWPTAFYVQAVALSKLGMETDAQDMLNDGASFEAKKLNSWRN encoded by the exons ATGGGCTGTTTGCAGTCCAAAACTGCCAATGTCCAGTCTCCTGACCAAGAGCCGTCGCAGCCCGACTCTAAACCAGATCTAG CAAATGGGGACCAAGTAGATCCAGATCAAGTGCCTGCATTTAAGGAATTTGGGCTTGCTGAACTACGGGCTGCAACGAATGGTTTTAGCAGTGAGCTTATTGTTTCTGAGAGTGGAGAGAAGGCTCCAAATGTTGTTTATAGGGGTAAGATCCGAAGCAACCACCTAGTTGCGATCAAACGCTTCTCAAAGCAGTCATGGCCGGATGCCCGACAGTTTATG GCGGAAGCTGCTGGAGTTGGGAAAGTTAGACACAAGAGACTGGTGAATTTAATCGGATGTTGTGCCGAAGGAGATGAACGCCTATTAGTAGCTGAGTTCATGCCCAATGATACCctctcgaagcatctttttcATT GGGATAAACAACCTCTGCAATGGGAAATGCGCGTTAGAGTTGCTTACCATATTGCACAAGCTCTAGATCACTTGACCGCTGAAAACCGAAAAATTTATCACGATTTGAATGCTTACAGAATTCTTTTCGATGAG GAAGGTGACCCCAGGTTATCCAGTTTTGGATTGATGAAAAACAGCAGGGATGGGAAGAGCTATAGCACAAATCTAGCTTATACTCCTCCTGAGTTTTTGCGCACGG GCAGGGTTATCCCAGAAAGTGTGATATACAGCTACGGAACTGTTCTGCTGGACCTCTTGAGTGGAAAGCATATCCCGCCTAGCCAT GCCTTGGATTTAATAAGAGGAAAAAATGTTTTGTTGCTGATGGACTCATCTCTGGAAGGACAATATGCTAATGAAGATGCTACGGCATTGGTGGAACTTGCGTCCAAGTGTCTTCAGTATGAGGCCAAAGATAGACCCGAAGTCAAGTTTTTACTAACTGCTGTCACGCCCCTTCAGAAGCAGGAG GCTGCATCTCATGTGCTGATGGGTTTGACAAAGACCACCCCTGTTACTCTGCCTACCATGCTCTCGCCTCTTGGGAAAGCTTGCGCGAGAATGGATCTCACTGCTGTACATGACATTCTGCTCAAAACGGGCTATAAAGACGAAGAGGGTGCTGAAAATGAG CTCTCATTCCAAGAATGGACGCAGCAAGTTCAAGATATGCTAAACACGAAGAAATTTGGCGATATAGCATTCAGAGATAAGGATTTCAAGGGTGCAATTGACTACTACTCCAAG TTGGTGTCAATGATGTCTGTTCCATCTGGAACGGTGTTTGTGAGGCGTGCCCTCTCGTATTTGATGATAGGGCAGCCGGAGTTGGCGCTGAGGGATGCTATGCAAGCTCAGGTTTGCTTGCCCGAGTGGCCAACGGCCTTCTACGTGCAGGCTGTAGCCCTTTCTAAGCTCGGGATGGAGACGGATGCTCAAGACATGCTCAACGACGGAGCCTCCTTCGAAGCCAAGAAGCTAAATAGCTGGCGCAACTAG